The region AGTCGATGATGCAAACTGCAAAATACGACACCTATACCGCGCAGGGGACTGCTAATAAACAGTGCCAACAGATGGGGTATGCCACCGCAGTGCCTTACGGTCAGCCGGTGCAAACCTGTAGCCTGATCAGCGGCTCGGTCTGTATGAATACGAAAGTAACTATTCAGTACCAGTGCCGTGGTGTGGCTTTTACACAAACCAAACCGACCTGGTAAATTCTTAAGCCAGTATAATTCTACTGGCTTATCTTTTTATTAAAAATAAAAACAATTCTCATTCATTTAATTAATTGCTGGCAATGCGTGTTATTCTCATTATCTTCTTAATGCATTTATTTTTTATTTTACCTTTTGCAAATAATTAAATAACAAATTATAGTGAGCGTTCCTTTCGCCTGATAATTATATTTATGGAGCCGCGCCATGTTAAAAGCAGAGATGATCGAAAAATTAAATGAACAAATGAATCTGGAACTGTTTTCTTCCCTGCTCTATCAGCAGATGAGCGCATGGTGCAGCTACCATAGTTTTGAGGGTGCGGCCGCGTTCCTGCGCCGCCACGCGCAGGAAGAGATGACGCATATGCAGCGCCTGTTTGATTACCTGACTGATACCGGCAGCCTGCCACGTATCAATGCCATTGAATCGCCGGTAGCTGAGTATGCTTCACTCGATGTTCTGTTTCGCGCAACGTACGAACATGAACAACTGATCACGCAGAAAATTAACGAGCTGGCGCATGTTGCGATGACCACTCAGGATTATCCAACATTTAATTTCCTGCAATGGTATGTGGCGGAACAGCATGAAGAAGAAAAACTGTTTAAATCAGTGATTGATAAATTAACACTGGCAGGTAAAAGCGGCGAGGGTCTTTATTTCATCGATAAAGAACTGGCGACGTTGGACACACAAAACTAATATTACCGGCGGTAAAGAATATTCTTTACCGCCTTTTTTATTAATGCCTGCAGATTTTACTTTCGTGAGTAGAAAACCCCTCTTCCACCGGAATAAACTTTCCGCGTGATGCCAGAAATGCGACCAGTTCAGCCGCCGTCATTCCTTCCGCTGAGCAGGTATGAAAACGCGCCGTTTCGCCAAACCGCTGAATAATTGCCGCCGTCAGACTCTCGTTTGAATAACGCTCGCCTGTTTCAATCATCATATTCAACACTTCATGACCGTGAATGGATGTCATAGCTCCTCCCCGAAAAAGATGCATCATAAACTCAACATTTACTGTGGATGTTGCGCTAAAACAGGTTTACATGCATCCGGCACAGCTGGTGCAGCGCCAGTCCTGCTTATTCACGGTAGGTTTAAAGTAGCGATAATTGCCGTTTCGAGCGGGACGCCATTTTCAAAAAACAACCCGGTCAGCCAGTCGACATTGTCAATAATCCACTCATCTTCCGGCAAGCCTTGAGCAAAGGCCGGGTCAATGATCGGACAGATTTCCCTCGTCCCCCTATCCTTTTGCTGGCGAGATTCTGGCAATGCTATCTCTGGCCCCCAAACCAGTGAATTTGTCAGTGACCATGACCAAGCAGGTTTCCGCTGCGCGACCATCGCGTTGTAAAGGGATTATTACCCGGCGTTGCCCGCCCTCAATATGTTGAGGGTTAAGAATATTTTTTAGGTTACGCCGGATTGCCGCGTAAAAACGTCTTCCTGATGAAGTAGGCAAATCTGGCAATTTTTCTTCGCTGGTGTCCGAAAGAAGGTTGTCGTAAAGAAATAAATACAGCCCATGTAACGGTTGTTTGACGAAATCACTGAATTGCCTTACTCTGCGCCGCATCTTGAGCTGGCAGTGCGTTTTATTACAGAGGAAAGCGTGAAGAATCGATCACTGGGTAGTGTTTTTATCGTCGCCGGAACAACCATCGGCGCGGGAATGCTGGCAATGCCGCTGGCAGCGGCAGGCGTAGGTTTTGCAACCACTTTTGTTTTACTTTTCACTTTATGGGCCGTGATGTGTTACACCGCCCTTCTTCTGCTGGAGGTTTATCAGCATGTCCCGGCAGATACCGGGCTTGGATCGCTGGCCCGGCGTTATCTGGGGAAATATGGTCAGTGGGTGACAGGCTCTAGCATGATGTTTTTGATGTATGCGCTGACGGCGGCATATATCAGTGGCGCAGGTGAATTGCTGGCCGCAAGCATCAGCGCGTGGCTTAACATTTCGCTTTCGCCCACGGCTGGTGTGTTACTGTTCACTTTTGTTGCCGGCGGCGTTGTGTGCGCAGGAACCTCACTGGTCGATCTGTTTAACCGTTTTCTGTTCAGCGCCAAACTGTTGTTCCTGGTAGTGATGCTGGCGCTGCTGATGCCGCATATTCATAAGGCTAATTTGCTGACCATGCCGCTGGAAAAAGGTCTGGCGCTGTCCGCCATACCGGTCATTTTCACCTCATTTGGTTTTCACGGCAGCGTCCCCAGCATCGTCAGTTATATGGGCGGCAATATTCGTAAACTGCGCGGGGTGTTTATTACCGGCAGCGCCATC is a window of Enterobacter sp. R4-368 DNA encoding:
- the yecR gene encoding YecR family lipoprotein — protein: MKRIVVAASLLLLAGCTMTKEAEVSSVDTISGLVRLSYNQSMMQTAKYDTYTAQGTANKQCQQMGYATAVPYGQPVQTCSLISGSVCMNTKVTIQYQCRGVAFTQTKPTW
- the ftnA gene encoding non-heme ferritin; translation: MLKAEMIEKLNEQMNLELFSSLLYQQMSAWCSYHSFEGAAAFLRRHAQEEMTHMQRLFDYLTDTGSLPRINAIESPVAEYASLDVLFRATYEHEQLITQKINELAHVAMTTQDYPTFNFLQWYVAEQHEEEKLFKSVIDKLTLAGKSGEGLYFIDKELATLDTQN
- a CDS encoding YecH family metal-binding protein is translated as MTSIHGHEVLNMMIETGERYSNESLTAAIIQRFGETARFHTCSAEGMTAAELVAFLASRGKFIPVEEGFSTHESKICRH
- the tyrP gene encoding tyrosine transporter TyrP — encoded protein: MKNRSLGSVFIVAGTTIGAGMLAMPLAAAGVGFATTFVLLFTLWAVMCYTALLLLEVYQHVPADTGLGSLARRYLGKYGQWVTGSSMMFLMYALTAAYISGAGELLAASISAWLNISLSPTAGVLLFTFVAGGVVCAGTSLVDLFNRFLFSAKLLFLVVMLALLMPHIHKANLLTMPLEKGLALSAIPVIFTSFGFHGSVPSIVSYMGGNIRKLRGVFITGSAIPLVAYIFWQLATLGSIDSQTFTGLLASQAGLNGLLQALREVVASPHVELAVHLFADLALATSFLGVSLGLFDYLADLFQRRNNVAGRLQTGAITFLPPLAFALFYPRGFVMALGYAGVALSVLALLLPSMLAWQSRKHHSQSGYRVLGGKPALCLIFACGVAIIVIQFSIVAGLLPEVG